The proteins below come from a single Chloroflexota bacterium genomic window:
- a CDS encoding PLP-dependent aminotransferase family protein, producing MTTPWNYRYALRTEGMGSSVIRELLKLTELADVISFAGGLPAPELFPVERFRQAADKVLREHGPKALQYSATEGYLPLRRFVVDRMSRYGIKAREDNVLITSGSQQALDLIGKLLVNPGDKILTENPTYLGALQAWRSYQARYVTVPVDQLGMRTDLLADALRAGPKFMYVLPNFQNPSGVTLALERRLQLVRMADDHGIPIVEDDPYGQLRYSGDHIPPLVVLDYDHLEGRAVNGQGFFAGNVIYTSTFSKTLAPGLRLGWIVAPVDVVQRCVQVKQGMDLHTSTFNQIIAFEVARDGFLDEHVSKIREVYAFRRDVMLEAMEGYFPEEVTWTKPDGGLFLWVQLPDGLDAAELLEDAVGRHRVAFVPGSAFDPGDKGNNTMRLNFSNAQPDQIEQGIRRLGTVLKEHLVPA from the coding sequence ATGACAACACCGTGGAATTACCGATATGCACTGCGAACGGAGGGCATGGGAAGCTCGGTCATCCGTGAACTGCTCAAGCTAACGGAACTGGCAGATGTGATATCCTTCGCCGGCGGGCTTCCAGCGCCCGAGTTGTTTCCGGTCGAAAGGTTTCGGCAGGCTGCCGACAAGGTTCTTCGAGAACATGGGCCGAAGGCCCTTCAATACAGCGCTACCGAGGGGTATTTGCCACTGCGTCGTTTTGTTGTCGATCGGATGTCGCGCTATGGCATCAAGGCCAGGGAAGACAATGTTCTCATCACATCTGGCTCGCAACAGGCATTGGACCTGATTGGCAAGCTGCTTGTCAACCCTGGCGATAAGATACTTACCGAGAACCCGACCTATTTGGGAGCGCTGCAGGCGTGGCGCAGTTATCAGGCGCGCTATGTCACTGTGCCGGTGGACCAATTGGGGATGCGAACTGATCTGTTGGCCGATGCCCTGCGTGCCGGCCCGAAGTTCATGTATGTGCTGCCCAACTTCCAGAATCCCAGCGGTGTGACTCTGGCGTTGGAGCGGCGGCTTCAACTTGTCCGAATGGCCGATGATCATGGGATTCCCATCGTCGAAGATGACCCTTATGGTCAACTGCGTTACAGCGGAGATCACATACCGCCCCTGGTGGTGCTGGACTATGATCATCTGGAGGGCCGCGCTGTCAACGGTCAGGGCTTTTTTGCCGGCAACGTCATCTACACCAGCACGTTCAGCAAGACTCTGGCACCAGGCCTGCGACTCGGTTGGATCGTTGCTCCGGTCGATGTCGTCCAACGTTGCGTTCAGGTCAAACAAGGCATGGATCTGCATACCAGCACGTTTAATCAGATTATTGCCTTTGAGGTGGCCAGGGATGGTTTTCTCGATGAGCACGTCAGCAAGATTCGGGAGGTTTATGCCTTTCGGCGGGATGTCATGTTAGAAGCAATGGAAGGTTACTTTCCTGAGGAGGTGACATGGACCAAACCTGACGGTGGGCTGTTCCTGTGGGTGCAGTTGCCTGATGGACTGGATGCAGCCGAACTGTTAGAGGATGCTGTTGGCCGCCACCGTGTGGCTTTTGTGCCAGGCTCTGCCTTTGATCCGGGTGACAAGGGCAACAATACAATGCGCTTGAACTTCTCCAATGCCCAGCCTGATCAGATCGAGCAGGGAATCCGGCGCTTGGGAACCGTGCTGAAGGAGCACCTGGTGCCGGCGTAG
- a CDS encoding N-acetylmuramoyl-L-alanine amidase, protein MAKKRGAGRSSSKGSQQAREDVLRKLQRWLLLSLFVVIALVVLIVWFGGDDGRTAQWLEDWQRRPADMMTMHKRRIGIIVGHMDYDSGALCPDGLTEAETVNEIAGQVEKRLTQVGAQVDILAEYDDALNGYTADALVSIHADSCLDRSGFKVARSETSLSPDVEDRLVSCLIDEYQQATELAFDPHTITEDMTGYHAFNRVDDETPAAIIEVGFLGGDRQLLTEQPEIPAQGIANGIICFLRDP, encoded by the coding sequence ATGGCAAAAAAGCGCGGAGCTGGCCGGTCCAGTTCAAAAGGATCCCAGCAAGCCAGAGAGGATGTTTTGCGAAAACTACAGCGATGGCTATTGCTCTCGCTGTTTGTGGTTATTGCCCTTGTCGTATTGATCGTGTGGTTTGGTGGTGATGATGGGAGAACTGCCCAGTGGCTTGAGGATTGGCAACGCCGTCCGGCTGATATGATGACTATGCATAAACGTCGAATCGGCATCATTGTCGGCCACATGGACTACGACAGTGGCGCACTCTGCCCCGACGGGCTGACTGAAGCAGAGACCGTCAATGAAATCGCAGGCCAGGTCGAAAAAAGATTGACCCAGGTTGGCGCTCAAGTAGATATCCTGGCTGAATATGACGACGCTCTCAACGGCTACACCGCGGATGCACTGGTATCGATCCACGCCGACTCGTGTCTGGATCGCAGTGGCTTCAAGGTTGCTCGTTCGGAAACAAGCCTGTCTCCTGATGTGGAAGACCGGCTGGTCTCCTGCCTCATTGATGAGTACCAACAGGCCACAGAATTAGCCTTCGATCCCCATACGATCACCGAAGATATGACCGGCTACCATGCCTTCAACCGGGTGGACGATGAGACGCCGGCAGCCATCATCGAGGTAGGCTTTTTGGGAGGAGACCGGCAGCTCCTGACCGAGCAACCGGAGATTCCTGCCCAGGGAATCGCCAACGGCATCATTTGTTTTCTGAGGGATCCGTGA
- a CDS encoding glycosyltransferase family 4 protein: protein MSLHALVAHLDRNLYQPGVVLSQQNHFGLFEQTGIQVARVRTPQWEISSGSMVEQVRSGGVGAAMREGGQRARLWHTLGGLRRLSRDILPVARDLRRAIDRFQPDLVHLNDAVPLVRHGIIASRLSGVPVIAHPRSFVPPTSDDDRWLVPRLQGLVFISQAVADTQLSAISNPPRHRVIPNGVDVALFQQEHNRNRLREELGSDGDSLLAGVVGRIVPWKGQDIFVEAVALLAERFPNLHGVIVGEGSQVEGAGYAARVRDLADKLGIGDRVHMLGFRPDIPQVMAGLDLLVHCSVEPEPFGRVIIEGMAAGKPVIASREGGATEIVSDGVDGLLVPPGDPQALADAMADLVGDSRRRKELASSGRLTARRFDVEHHVAAMQDFYETILSE, encoded by the coding sequence ATGAGCCTGCATGCGCTGGTGGCCCATCTGGATCGAAACCTCTATCAGCCTGGTGTGGTGCTCTCCCAACAGAACCACTTCGGTCTCTTCGAGCAAACGGGGATTCAGGTAGCGCGGGTGCGGACACCTCAATGGGAGATCTCTTCAGGGAGCATGGTCGAGCAGGTTCGTTCTGGCGGCGTTGGTGCGGCCATGAGGGAGGGCGGCCAGCGTGCTCGTCTTTGGCATACGCTGGGTGGCTTGAGACGGCTTTCCCGGGATATCCTGCCGGTGGCTCGCGACCTTCGCCGGGCCATCGATCGTTTCCAGCCCGATCTGGTTCATCTGAACGACGCCGTTCCTCTTGTGCGCCATGGCATCATCGCCAGCCGGCTGTCCGGCGTGCCAGTCATTGCCCACCCTCGCTCATTCGTCCCGCCCACAAGCGATGACGACCGCTGGCTTGTTCCCAGACTCCAGGGATTGGTGTTCATTTCACAGGCAGTGGCAGACACTCAACTGTCTGCGATTTCCAATCCTCCCCGCCATCGGGTTATTCCCAATGGGGTCGATGTAGCCCTTTTCCAACAGGAGCACAACAGAAACAGGTTGCGCGAGGAATTGGGATCGGATGGCGATTCCTTGCTGGCAGGGGTCGTGGGACGAATTGTTCCCTGGAAAGGACAGGACATCTTCGTCGAAGCGGTGGCCTTGTTGGCCGAACGTTTTCCCAATCTGCATGGGGTGATCGTTGGCGAAGGCAGCCAGGTGGAAGGGGCTGGCTATGCGGCGAGGGTGCGGGACCTGGCTGACAAGCTTGGCATTGGGGACAGGGTACACATGCTGGGATTCAGGCCGGATATTCCTCAAGTCATGGCGGGACTCGACCTGCTGGTGCACTGTTCGGTAGAACCGGAGCCCTTCGGGAGGGTCATCATCGAGGGGATGGCAGCAGGCAAGCCGGTGATTGCCAGTCGAGAGGGCGGCGCGACCGAGATTGTAAGCGATGGGGTGGATGGGCTGCTGGTGCCACCTGGAGATCCGCAGGCACTGGCGGATGCTATGGCGGATTTAGTGGGCGATTCTCGTAGACGTAAAGAGCTTGCTTCCTCAGGGCGACTCACCGCCCGGCGCTTTGATGTTGAACACCACGTGGCGGCCATGCAGGATTTCTACGAAACGATTCTCTCTGAGTAA
- a CDS encoding lipopolysaccharide biosynthesis protein, which produces MSLRKKVSHGIFWEGGAMLAGRTLGFAVTILLARLLAPEDFGLLAIATLAINSMVFLQELGFGAALIYREEDVDTAATTAHWTIIASSLVLYGIVFLAAPLVALFFRSPEVTPVLRVLALTIVISSVSRVPLVLLSKELDFRRKVMPEFAAGVGGNFMALILALLGWGVWALVWGQVFGMALSAVLAYRVSSWRPKWGFHRKVFLELFGYGKHIAASQVLIFGITNIDDLFVGRMLGQETLGQYNLAYKVSNLPATNITRLVTRVTFPAFTKLRGDVARMRNAFFRLVRYVSLLAFPVAIATILFAHDFVHIVLTDKWAPAIVPIQILAIYGLIRSVAANMGTIFQAGGKPQWLTGIAAWRLVTMAVLLYPAIRLGGLVGVCWLSTGVAIVDFFISANLVNRIIDGRMITYLRLTAPIAVYALIAGGLGLAIEKWLLSTGLWDVLALAAGGLTIVLIYGALTWWRDREVRQEGQKLVARLRQADALNAT; this is translated from the coding sequence ATGTCATTGCGGAAAAAGGTGTCCCACGGTATTTTCTGGGAAGGCGGTGCCATGCTCGCCGGCCGCACCCTGGGATTCGCAGTTACGATTTTGCTGGCCCGGCTCCTGGCACCGGAGGATTTTGGCCTGCTTGCCATAGCAACGCTGGCGATCAACTCGATGGTGTTTCTCCAGGAATTGGGCTTTGGCGCGGCCCTGATCTACCGCGAGGAGGATGTGGATACCGCGGCAACCACAGCCCATTGGACGATTATCGCCAGCAGCCTCGTCTTGTATGGCATTGTGTTCCTGGCAGCCCCATTGGTGGCCCTCTTCTTTCGATCCCCCGAGGTTACCCCTGTTCTGCGTGTGTTGGCGCTGACGATTGTGATCAGCAGTGTCAGCCGAGTTCCTCTGGTGCTGCTCTCCAAGGAATTGGATTTCCGGCGGAAGGTGATGCCAGAATTCGCAGCAGGGGTTGGCGGCAATTTCATGGCCCTGATTCTGGCCCTTTTGGGATGGGGCGTTTGGGCCCTGGTCTGGGGGCAGGTATTTGGCATGGCGTTGAGTGCCGTGCTGGCATATCGGGTTTCCTCCTGGCGCCCCAAGTGGGGATTCCACAGGAAAGTCTTTCTGGAACTTTTCGGTTACGGCAAACATATCGCCGCCAGCCAGGTCCTCATTTTCGGCATCACCAATATCGACGATCTGTTTGTTGGTCGAATGCTCGGACAGGAAACGTTGGGACAGTACAATCTGGCCTATAAGGTATCCAATTTGCCCGCCACAAACATCACGCGACTGGTGACGCGAGTGACCTTTCCCGCATTCACCAAGCTCCGAGGTGACGTTGCGCGGATGCGCAATGCCTTCTTTCGCCTGGTTCGCTACGTTTCCCTTCTGGCGTTTCCGGTGGCGATCGCGACTATCCTGTTTGCCCACGATTTTGTCCACATCGTACTCACGGATAAGTGGGCACCGGCTATCGTACCGATCCAAATTCTGGCCATTTATGGCCTGATTCGCTCGGTGGCAGCCAACATGGGAACAATCTTTCAGGCTGGAGGCAAGCCCCAGTGGTTGACGGGAATCGCCGCCTGGCGTCTGGTTACCATGGCGGTATTGCTCTATCCGGCAATTCGTCTGGGTGGCTTGGTCGGAGTCTGCTGGTTGTCAACTGGAGTCGCCATCGTCGACTTTTTCATCTCAGCGAATCTTGTCAACCGCATTATCGATGGACGCATGATTACCTACCTTCGTTTGACGGCACCAATCGCAGTGTATGCGTTGATCGCCGGCGGTCTGGGGCTGGCGATTGAGAAATGGCTTCTTTCCACCGGATTGTGGGATGTTCTTGCCCTGGCAGCCGGTGGCCTGACGATCGTGTTGATCTACGGCGCGCTGACCTGGTGGCGGGACCGTGAAGTGCGACAAGAAGGGCAAAAACTTGTGGCGCGGCTGCGCCAGGCCGATGCGCTGAATGCGACGTGA
- a CDS encoding CBS domain-containing protein, with the protein MHRTVGDVMTEEVVVIDVLASLEEAQSLMEEQQVRRLPVLDEEENLVGILSWGDVREATSVEAASVPNPYAPDADEDWLTVWESMTRDPVVVTPGTSLADAIELMLTHKIGGLPVVAAKSRPDHRRLVGIVTDTDIFRLVLRLWREEAVG; encoded by the coding sequence ATGCACCGTACGGTTGGCGATGTGATGACAGAAGAAGTCGTCGTCATCGATGTCCTGGCATCGTTGGAAGAAGCGCAGTCGCTCATGGAAGAGCAACAGGTGCGACGGCTGCCGGTTCTTGACGAGGAAGAGAATCTGGTAGGGATCCTGAGTTGGGGCGATGTGCGTGAGGCGACATCGGTTGAAGCCGCTTCTGTTCCTAATCCCTATGCACCGGACGCCGATGAGGACTGGCTAACCGTCTGGGAATCGATGACGCGCGATCCGGTTGTGGTCACACCGGGCACCAGCCTGGCAGACGCGATTGAGCTGATGCTGACCCACAAAATCGGTGGGCTGCCCGTGGTGGCGGCCAAAAGCAGGCCCGACCATCGCCGATTGGTCGGGATTGTCACCGATACAGACATCTTTCGCCTCGTATTACGTCTCTGGCGAGAGGAAGCGGTGGGTTGA
- a CDS encoding universal stress protein — MYRRILVTLDGSDRAELALTHATRMAAQFDSELVLLRVVVSPYSIAAPDMVLASYDSDHEALRAHAGEYLDRIVTRLAEEGYRVRSVTSEGPVAEVILDHAEALDVDLIVMSTHGRGGVSRWVYGSVADRVLQGASCPVLLVRVGNTS, encoded by the coding sequence ATGTATCGGCGGATCCTGGTAACCCTGGACGGATCGGATCGGGCGGAGTTAGCCCTGACCCATGCGACGCGGATGGCAGCTCAGTTTGATTCCGAGCTGGTTCTGTTGCGGGTCGTGGTATCTCCATACTCGATCGCAGCCCCGGACATGGTATTGGCAAGCTATGATTCAGACCATGAGGCTCTGCGCGCGCATGCCGGCGAATACCTTGACCGCATTGTCACGAGGCTTGCAGAAGAGGGATACCGAGTGCGCAGCGTGACAAGCGAGGGGCCGGTCGCAGAGGTAATCCTCGATCATGCGGAGGCGCTGGATGTGGATCTGATCGTCATGTCTACCCACGGTCGGGGTGGTGTCTCGCGTTGGGTCTATGGCAGCGTAGCCGATCGTGTGCTGCAAGGCGCGTCCTGCCCGGTGCTGCTGGTTCGCGTTGGCAATACTTCGTAA
- a CDS encoding DNRLRE domain-containing protein, producing the protein MSFRGGLIFAMVSVIAAVAALSAVAVNSRGTAFDHAYAMSSSPEMTSLAQISSTQSGCMSAGYGPEVDEPEADLYLVWQGSVSSAKLVGDEFNVGWHNDIYVNDVLIGQSIIDGAATNGTYCTPFPGATKEWEIDPSILRRGANRVRIEAGERPSGLLDEWGMTNVHLVLEGPDLIATEIVDFTFSSSYDGSEQPAILQVPIDYQSWQPTPLLIAVHGWGADRWDALADYAEEANDAGWLLAAPDMHGERDPYPWPPYDHPLASRASQHDILDTIQYMKDHYNVDSTRITMTGLSMGGQIALVTAAKNPGLFAAVVDEKGPTDLFDWYYESPVWRQNLISQECGGPPESNTWFEYERRSPVTFARNLASTPLRVYHGIDDTTVLPHHSQDMVDTILSHEPGAPVVLTTFVGDHGTPVPGGNEGILQWLSQFQLGTPALEIDAITDTSTTIWWVTLNQNGDQERWSEVEGTAGSGNRITLTVVDRYGVDLEVDVVSLGMSPYSQYVVEDLAVDEAEFSAQSYDLVDGKLPISLGAGTHRLIIYPGQSPVPLATVTLQEGVAGYAGATDTYLSLWGPTNNYGSDSRIKLRSPNTFNSLLRFDLSSVPPVALSTGVRGAALSLDVLADGNGNESFFEAFQLNRAWNEGAATWYRASASQSWSQAGANGVPDDRQASPVDGRLFKGEGLRLGFDVTGAVSSWLADPAENYGLVLRGDDPAVQYDVASSEYNTVSKRPKLLLVYPLATPTPTSTNTPTRTPTPTATPTYTPSPTPTNTPTATATFTHTPTPTATATATFTHTPTPTNTITPTTTPTATPSFGSITGVVWQDSNRNGHREAGEPGLQGVEVSLWYNNVQQEMRFTTADGDFEFADLTPGRQVTVKEIDPPKYESSTENSRDVWITNGSVIQVDFGDYYYPSIYLPMLLLSQSP; encoded by the coding sequence ATGAGTTTCCGTGGTGGATTGATTTTCGCCATGGTATCGGTGATCGCTGCTGTTGCCGCGCTTTCGGCTGTCGCCGTGAACAGCAGAGGCACAGCATTTGACCATGCCTATGCCATGAGTTCCTCGCCAGAGATGACTTCCCTGGCGCAAATATCTTCCACACAGTCGGGTTGCATGTCCGCTGGCTACGGACCTGAGGTTGACGAGCCGGAAGCGGACCTGTATTTGGTCTGGCAGGGAAGTGTTAGCAGCGCCAAATTGGTAGGGGACGAATTCAACGTTGGCTGGCACAATGACATCTATGTCAACGACGTCCTGATCGGGCAGAGCATTATCGATGGTGCCGCTACCAATGGGACCTATTGCACCCCCTTTCCCGGCGCAACCAAGGAGTGGGAGATCGACCCCTCAATCTTGAGACGAGGAGCCAATCGAGTCCGCATCGAAGCTGGTGAACGTCCCAGCGGGCTGCTGGATGAATGGGGCATGACGAATGTGCATCTGGTTCTCGAGGGGCCAGACCTGATTGCCACTGAGATTGTCGATTTTACCTTTAGCAGTAGCTATGATGGCAGCGAACAACCGGCAATATTGCAGGTCCCGATCGATTACCAGTCCTGGCAGCCAACCCCCTTGCTGATTGCGGTTCACGGCTGGGGCGCAGACCGCTGGGATGCCCTGGCCGATTACGCCGAGGAGGCCAACGATGCCGGTTGGCTACTGGCCGCCCCGGACATGCACGGCGAGCGGGATCCTTATCCCTGGCCCCCCTACGATCATCCTCTGGCCTCGCGGGCCAGCCAGCACGACATTCTGGATACCATCCAATATATGAAGGACCACTACAATGTGGATTCCACACGGATCACTATGACCGGTTTGTCCATGGGTGGACAGATCGCGCTGGTCACGGCTGCCAAGAATCCCGGGCTGTTTGCAGCGGTGGTGGACGAAAAAGGCCCGACCGACCTGTTCGACTGGTACTACGAGTCGCCGGTCTGGCGGCAGAACCTCATCAGCCAGGAATGTGGCGGCCCGCCCGAAAGTAACACCTGGTTCGAATATGAGCGCCGCTCACCGGTTACCTTCGCTCGTAATCTCGCTTCTACGCCATTACGAGTCTATCATGGCATCGATGATACGACGGTTCTGCCCCACCATTCCCAGGATATGGTGGACACTATTCTCTCCCACGAACCGGGGGCACCGGTTGTGTTGACAACCTTTGTCGGGGATCACGGAACCCCGGTGCCCGGGGGAAACGAGGGCATCCTCCAGTGGCTCAGCCAATTTCAACTGGGCACACCTGCTCTCGAGATCGACGCGATTACCGACACATCGACGACCATTTGGTGGGTGACCCTGAATCAGAACGGCGACCAGGAGCGCTGGAGCGAAGTTGAGGGCACTGCCGGTTCAGGGAATCGGATCACCCTGACCGTGGTCGACCGCTATGGAGTCGACCTTGAGGTGGACGTGGTATCGCTGGGGATGTCGCCTTATTCACAATACGTGGTCGAGGACCTGGCGGTGGACGAGGCTGAATTCAGCGCTCAGAGCTATGATCTGGTCGATGGTAAGCTGCCCATCTCGTTGGGAGCCGGTACCCATCGTTTGATTATCTATCCCGGGCAGTCGCCGGTCCCGCTGGCGACGGTTACCCTGCAGGAGGGGGTCGCCGGGTATGCCGGCGCGACCGACACGTATCTTAGCCTGTGGGGGCCGACAAACAACTATGGATCCGACTCAAGAATCAAACTGCGTTCCCCCAATACGTTCAACAGCTTGTTACGTTTCGACCTCAGCAGTGTGCCACCGGTTGCCCTGAGCACCGGGGTTCGGGGTGCTGCACTCAGCCTGGATGTGCTGGCCGATGGCAATGGCAACGAATCCTTTTTTGAGGCCTTCCAGCTCAATCGGGCCTGGAATGAAGGGGCGGCTACCTGGTACAGGGCTTCGGCAAGCCAATCGTGGAGTCAGGCTGGAGCCAATGGCGTGCCCGACGATCGGCAAGCTTCGCCGGTGGACGGACGATTATTCAAAGGTGAGGGGTTGCGTCTCGGGTTTGATGTGACGGGAGCCGTGTCCAGCTGGCTGGCCGATCCCGCTGAGAACTACGGTCTCGTCCTACGAGGGGACGATCCGGCGGTGCAGTATGATGTGGCCAGCAGCGAATATAACACTGTCAGCAAGCGCCCCAAGCTATTGCTCGTCTATCCGTTAGCGACGCCCACGCCGACTTCCACCAATACGCCGACCCGGACGCCAACCCCTACGGCGACGCCTACCTATACGCCATCGCCGACCCCGACCAATACACCCACTGCGACGGCGACCTTCACCCACACCCCGACCCCGACCGCAACGGCGACGGCGACGTTCACCCATACGCCGACCCCGACCAATACAATCACACCGACAACAACGCCGACGGCGACGCCAAGCTTTGGCAGCATCACCGGGGTGGTATGGCAAGACAGCAACCGGAACGGGCACCGTGAAGCTGGTGAACCGGGATTACAGGGTGTTGAGGTGAGCCTGTGGTACAATAATGTTCAACAGGAGATGCGCTTTACAACAGCGGATGGAGATTTCGAGTTCGCCGACCTGACGCCTGGCCGTCAGGTCACTGTAAAGGAAATCGATCCACCCAAATACGAGTCCTCGACCGAAAACAGCCGTGATGTGTGGATAACCAACGGGTCCGTTATCCAGGTCGATTTTGGGGACTATTATTACCCATCCATCTATCTGCCCATGTTGTTGCTTTCGCAGTCTCCGTAG
- the mtaB gene encoding tRNA (N(6)-L-threonylcarbamoyladenosine(37)-C(2))-methylthiotransferase MtaB, with the protein MNIYLDTLGCRLNFSEMETLGRQLQAAGHFLVATPEAADVCVLNTCTVTAEAARKSRQMARRLARHNPSARLAVTGCYATLAPETVVSLPNVHLVVDNQQKENLDELLQPWSGELDGERWRRLAPEASAQPSVRTRAFVKVQDGCNNSCTFCIVTVARGQERSRRVGDIVADIQRLGAEGYQEAVLTGVHLGGYGRDLGTNLHELTRAILSRSDLPRLRLSSLELWDLEANFFDLWSESGGRLCAHLHLPLQAGCDRTLKRMARRNRTEDFRQLVDVARARIPGLVITTDLIVGFPGETEADFEESCRFAADMRFAHIHVFPYSARQGTAAAGFSNQVPVAERRRRVASMQALALQSAQSVRESFLGTVRPVLWESHEFVNGGTDPVWRGLTDNYLRVETVAPSGMNLENKIEMARLHAVNGTVIEAGLVDRK; encoded by the coding sequence ATGAATATCTACCTGGATACACTGGGCTGCCGCCTCAACTTCAGCGAAATGGAAACCCTGGGCCGCCAATTGCAGGCTGCAGGTCATTTTTTGGTGGCAACGCCCGAAGCGGCAGACGTCTGTGTTCTGAACACCTGCACCGTAACGGCCGAAGCTGCCCGCAAATCCCGCCAGATGGCCCGCAGACTGGCCCGACACAACCCATCAGCGCGCCTGGCGGTAACGGGCTGTTACGCGACTCTCGCTCCGGAGACCGTGGTGAGCTTGCCCAATGTCCACCTGGTGGTGGACAACCAGCAAAAAGAGAACCTCGATGAGTTGCTGCAGCCCTGGTCTGGTGAACTGGATGGCGAGCGCTGGCGCAGACTGGCGCCGGAAGCATCCGCTCAACCTTCGGTGCGTACCAGGGCGTTTGTCAAGGTACAGGATGGTTGCAACAACAGCTGCACCTTCTGTATCGTGACGGTGGCTCGAGGCCAGGAACGCAGCCGCCGGGTTGGTGATATCGTTGCCGATATCCAACGGCTTGGGGCTGAGGGTTACCAGGAAGCGGTGTTGACTGGGGTTCACCTTGGGGGATATGGCAGGGATCTGGGGACCAACTTGCATGAACTGACCCGAGCCATCCTCTCCCGCAGCGATCTGCCCCGTCTTCGCCTCAGTTCGCTGGAGCTGTGGGACCTGGAGGCCAACTTTTTCGATCTCTGGTCTGAAAGCGGGGGACGCCTGTGCGCCCATCTTCATCTGCCGCTGCAGGCCGGATGTGATCGTACCCTGAAGCGCATGGCCCGCCGCAACCGAACCGAGGACTTTCGTCAACTGGTCGACGTGGCCCGCGCTCGCATCCCCGGTCTGGTCATCACCACCGATCTGATCGTCGGCTTCCCCGGCGAGACCGAAGCGGATTTCGAGGAAAGCTGTCGATTCGCTGCCGACATGCGGTTTGCCCATATCCATGTTTTTCCCTACTCGGCCCGGCAGGGCACGGCCGCGGCCGGCTTCTCCAACCAGGTTCCAGTGGCGGAGCGACGCCGGAGGGTAGCGTCGATGCAGGCGCTGGCGCTTCAGTCCGCACAATCTGTGCGCGAAAGCTTTCTCGGCACCGTTCGGCCTGTCCTGTGGGAAAGCCACGAGTTCGTCAACGGGGGCACCGATCCCGTCTGGCGCGGGCTCACCGACAACTACCTGCGGGTCGAGACGGTGGCGCCTTCAGGAATGAATCTGGAGAACAAGATCGAAATGGCCAGGCTCCATGCCGTGAACGGGACGGTGATCGAGGCTGGGCTTGTGGACCGTAAATAA
- a CDS encoding methionine biosynthesis protein MetW, with protein MDFEAFYDDYWQHQGDTFDKRRQRLLLEHIGAGDRVLQVDCGPGVLAARMVQMGADVEGTDLSAEAVRRSRARGITTHQVNVDSGPLPFSDGSFDVVVTDSQIEHRVDYAHYLDESVRVLRGGNGRLIMCVPNTAHWRVRWWLLRGRFPIVEHTPTDWLHLRFFTLHELRALLKERGVVLEHVGGSASLWVEGLYPNWLRRNTSARVYESLARLRPTLFARDLIIVGRKEQ; from the coding sequence ATGGACTTCGAAGCTTTCTACGATGACTATTGGCAGCACCAGGGTGACACCTTTGACAAACGGCGCCAGCGACTTCTTCTTGAGCACATTGGAGCGGGTGATCGGGTGTTACAGGTGGACTGTGGCCCTGGGGTATTGGCTGCCCGCATGGTTCAGATGGGCGCTGATGTGGAAGGTACCGATCTTTCGGCTGAGGCCGTCAGGCGATCGCGCGCTCGGGGTATAACGACCCATCAGGTCAATGTGGATAGCGGGCCGCTGCCGTTCTCCGATGGCTCTTTTGACGTGGTGGTCACAGACTCTCAAATCGAACATAGAGTCGATTATGCCCACTATCTGGACGAATCGGTAAGGGTGTTAAGAGGAGGAAACGGCCGGTTGATCATGTGCGTGCCAAACACGGCCCATTGGCGCGTGCGTTGGTGGTTGCTGCGAGGTCGGTTCCCGATCGTGGAACACACCCCAACCGATTGGCTGCATTTGCGATTCTTCACCCTGCATGAACTGCGGGCGTTGCTGAAAGAAAGAGGTGTTGTCCTTGAACATGTCGGTGGCAGCGCGAGCCTGTGGGTAGAGGGTTTATACCCGAACTGGCTACGCAGGAACACCTCCGCCCGCGTGTATGAAAGCTTGGCTCGTCTCAGGCCAACCCTGTTTGCCAGGGATTTGATCATCGTCGGAAGGAAAGAACAGTAG